A single Spiroplasma floricola 23-6 DNA region contains:
- a CDS encoding HNH endonuclease signature motif containing protein, with product MSANVVIDKYYKEFIKDKSEFWTSSKITSNLSLISNIFSTNFRVLESIKHNIDTIKTLQNIKVKDWPKQRSGQDKHKQSIKKWKEYNLTKKENDFEIITKNSIFYENELLKIEQNSNFKDFDSKIYTLYFMMANNEKLFVKILKKIQVFKNNLSVEEFQIFNKKISNLFYEVYTKKNNSKVRSLEFMLWNFSNFSDLTSEIMRNFNYLETEDLLKINEILDQKLKSGGVYTIKTFKDELFIYNFIINFLENLNLEETVKTLYSIFKKNDYKYIINFLERDSFLNEYNESVIELFSDFTSIVNFIDYKNINNQELVIMPIEKAEIKYVKISRKDRTEFNKMKSIARNYYNNKCYFENNNNCKYFISETTNENYIEIHHLIPHGYSEDFKNSIEVIENYVALCPNCHKKIHYSTKKDKYKMISILYNERHSQLALRGLKIELEDLSILY from the coding sequence ATGTCTGCAAACGTAGTAATAGATAAATATTATAAAGAATTTATTAAAGATAAAAGCGAATTTTGAACTTCATCAAAGATAACAAGTAATCTTTCTTTAATATCAAATATATTTTCAACTAACTTTAGAGTTTTAGAATCCATTAAACATAATATAGATACAATAAAGACTTTGCAAAATATAAAGGTAAAAGATTGACCAAAACAACGTTCAGGTCAAGATAAACATAAACAATCAATTAAAAAATGAAAAGAGTACAATTTAACTAAAAAAGAAAATGATTTTGAGATTATCACTAAAAATTCTATTTTTTATGAAAATGAACTGTTGAAAATTGAACAAAACTCAAATTTTAAAGATTTTGACTCTAAAATATATACACTATATTTTATGATGGCAAATAATGAGAAACTTTTTGTAAAAATTTTAAAAAAAATTCAGGTTTTTAAAAATAATTTAAGTGTTGAAGAATTTCAAATTTTTAATAAAAAAATTAGTAATTTATTTTATGAAGTATATACCAAAAAAAATAATTCAAAAGTAAGAAGTTTAGAATTTATGCTTTGGAATTTTTCTAATTTCTCTGATTTAACTTCTGAAATTATGAGAAATTTTAATTATTTAGAAACCGAAGATTTACTAAAAATTAATGAGATTCTAGACCAAAAATTGAAATCTGGAGGAGTTTATACTATAAAGACATTTAAAGATGAACTTTTTATTTATAATTTTATTATCAATTTTCTTGAAAATTTAAATCTTGAAGAAACAGTAAAAACTTTATATAGTATATTTAAGAAAAATGATTATAAATATATTATAAATTTTTTAGAAAGAGACTCTTTTTTAAATGAATATAATGAATCAGTTATTGAATTATTTTCAGATTTTACATCTATTGTAAATTTTATTGATTATAAAAATATTAATAATCAGGAACTTGTTATAATGCCAATTGAAAAAGCAGAAATTAAGTATGTAAAAATATCTAGAAAAGATCGTACAGAATTTAATAAAATGAAATCTATAGCTAGAAATTATTATAATAATAAGTGCTATTTTGAAAATAATAATAATTGTAAATACTTTATATCAGAGACTACAAATGAAAATTATATTGAAATTCATCATTTAATTCCACATGGTTATAGTGAGGATTTTAAAAACTCAATAGAAGTTATTGAAAATTATGTAGCATTATGTCCTAATTGTCATAAGAAAATTCATTATTCAACAAAAAAAGATAAATATAAAATGATATCAATATTATATAATGAAAGACATTCACAATTAGCATTAAGAGGTCTTAAAATTGAATTAGAGGACTTAAGTATTTTATATTAA
- a CDS encoding DNA adenine methylase has protein sequence MKYNNRRYIGNKNKLTSWIFETIEKEMNINTEFIDIFAGTGAVGFYFAEKGYNTILNDNLFHNYVIYRAFNSFDNIDQEKLSNIIDKYNNKKYEYLFDNYISEIYGNRYFSKTEAFKIGEIREDIEKKFKSKIINEDEKYYLITSLMFGADKIANTVGHYESFLNNQHFDKNLELKTLFVQKYSSKITPFNMDANLLIKNLNQENSILYLDPPYNARQYINFYHVLENIAIWNKPTEFQGKSMKFLRDHLKSEYSRSKAKHFLKELINSSKSKVILMSYNNTYNASSTASNNKITEQDIIEIFEEYGKVEIYEKPYKSFNSGKTNFIDHKEILYVCKRSNR, from the coding sequence TTGAAATATAATAATAGGAGATATATTGGTAATAAAAATAAATTAACTAGTTGAATTTTTGAAACAATTGAAAAGGAAATGAATATAAATACTGAATTTATTGATATTTTTGCTGGTACAGGAGCTGTTGGCTTTTATTTTGCAGAAAAAGGATATAATACAATTTTAAATGATAATTTATTTCATAATTATGTAATTTATAGAGCATTTAATAGTTTTGATAACATTGATCAAGAAAAATTATCTAATATTATTGATAAATATAATAACAAAAAATATGAATACTTATTTGATAATTATATTAGTGAAATTTATGGAAATAGGTACTTTAGTAAAACTGAAGCTTTTAAAATTGGAGAAATAAGAGAAGATATTGAAAAAAAATTTAAAAGTAAAATAATAAATGAAGATGAAAAATATTATTTAATTACAAGTCTTATGTTTGGTGCAGATAAAATAGCAAATACTGTTGGACATTATGAATCTTTTTTAAATAACCAGCATTTTGATAAAAATTTAGAGTTAAAAACTTTATTTGTTCAAAAATATAGTTCAAAAATTACTCCTTTTAATATGGATGCAAATTTATTAATAAAGAATTTAAATCAAGAAAACTCTATTCTTTATTTAGATCCACCTTACAATGCAAGACAATATATAAACTTTTATCATGTATTAGAAAATATAGCAATTTGAAATAAACCAACTGAATTTCAAGGTAAATCGATGAAATTTTTGAGAGATCATTTAAAAAGTGAATATTCAAGATCAAAGGCAAAACACTTTTTAAAAGAATTAATCAATTCAAGTAAAAGTAAAGTGATATTAATGTCGTATAATAATACTTATAATGCATCTTCAACAGCTTCAAATAATAAAATTACAGAACAGGATATTATTGAAATTTTTGAAGAATATGGAAAAGTAGAAATTTATGAAAAACCATATAAGTCATTTAATAGTGGTAAAACAAATTTTATAGATCATAAGGAGATTTTATATGTCTGCAAACGTAGTAATAGATAA
- a CDS encoding DNA adenine methylase produces the protein MFIKSPLSYAGNKFQILNIIYNYIKNDEVILDLFCGSSVVGINSRNKKIIINDLNKSIIEILKYLIKNKLDKIVSDIENVIHKFDLTNSFRNSYSFYKSKLKNTSNNGLKELNIVSFNKLRSYYNSLNDKFTEEAIIILFVLKIYGFNGEIRFNSIGNYNIPVGKTDFNKATFKRIENFKLKTNNMKIDINNFDFRDERLNQKILDSDIVYIDPPYLLTEATYNKEWDINTEIEFYAFIEKKILANNKKIIISNILKRGDKINIELKKFIKRNNLIVKEIEKNYISSSYNKKNRYTLDKEVLVMNFEI, from the coding sequence ATGTTTATTAAAAGTCCTTTGAGTTATGCTGGAAATAAGTTTCAAATATTGAATATAATTTATAATTACATAAAAAATGATGAAGTTATTTTAGATCTTTTTTGTGGTAGTTCTGTTGTGGGAATAAATTCGAGAAATAAAAAAATTATAATTAATGATTTAAATAAGAGCATTATTGAAATATTAAAGTATTTAATTAAAAATAAATTGGATAAAATTGTTTCAGATATAGAAAATGTAATACATAAATTTGATTTAACAAATTCTTTTAGAAATAGTTATTCATTTTACAAAAGTAAACTAAAAAATACTTCTAATAATGGATTAAAGGAATTAAATATTGTATCTTTTAATAAGTTAAGAAGTTACTACAATTCTTTAAATGATAAATTTACAGAAGAAGCAATTATTATTTTGTTTGTTCTAAAGATCTATGGTTTTAATGGAGAAATTAGATTTAATTCTATTGGTAATTATAATATTCCTGTAGGTAAAACTGATTTTAATAAAGCCACATTTAAGAGAATTGAAAATTTCAAATTAAAGACAAATAATATGAAAATAGATATAAATAATTTCGATTTTAGAGATGAAAGACTTAATCAAAAGATTTTAGATTCAGATATAGTTTATATTGATCCTCCATATTTGTTAACAGAAGCAACTTATAATAAGGAATGAGATATTAATACTGAAATTGAATTTTATGCTTTTATTGAAAAAAAAATATTAGCCAATAATAAAAAAATTATAATTTCAAATATTCTTAAAAGAGGAGATAAAATTAATATTGAATTAAAAAAATTTATTAAAAGAAATAATTTAATAGTTAAAGAAATTGAAAAAAATTACATTTCAAGTAGCTATAATAAAAAAAATAGATATACGTTAGATAAAGAAGTGTTGGTGATGAATTTTGAAATATAA
- a CDS encoding Z1 domain-containing protein, giving the protein MSRIQISLAKKKNYNDFSKGANYLELREKFIRENKTYGQNTIDDVIEVNLKNISEKLSYEKKIQKFLLLGEVQSGKTNNIIFLTSFLRDNDFKKFIILTGTKNNLNKQNINRFKQANQKSRFLPFSNKSNFFQNDNKTEFLYGIKQNIKNILINLEEMTQNQKSEFKIVIIDDECDEASSEKGKKNRSINNNIENIINCGFKNVLYFQITATPYANITHYTDWIKPDFLIPLVSPNSYCGLKIFNNNNLYVELKDQIVFSFKNKMLSNELKYFIKEVILKFLNKCIQYNRNFQFLINIDVGKNHIIWLEKIFRDAVSDLSIALMSSDFNDTFSMKTTKSDLIKIINKLKIKEVREGIEYLREKCPEIIIGGNLLSRGFTFEELLFEIMLNHSNSNELTADTLLQRARWFGYRSSYIKDMNIFTSKKAISFYKDIEIIENKLRKMYKEDSIHNDKKSEDIKEEFKKFSLRWTN; this is encoded by the coding sequence GTGAGTAGAATACAAATAAGTTTAGCTAAAAAAAAGAATTATAATGATTTTTCTAAAGGAGCGAATTACTTAGAACTTAGAGAAAAATTTATAAGAGAAAATAAAACTTATGGTCAAAATACTATTGATGATGTTATAGAAGTAAATTTAAAGAATATAAGTGAAAAACTTTCTTATGAAAAAAAAATACAAAAATTTCTTCTACTGGGTGAGGTACAATCTGGTAAAACAAATAATATTATATTTTTAACTTCTTTTTTAAGGGATAATGATTTTAAAAAATTTATTATTTTGACTGGAACTAAAAATAATCTTAATAAGCAAAATATAAATAGATTTAAACAAGCAAATCAAAAAAGTCGTTTTTTGCCTTTTTCAAATAAAAGTAATTTTTTTCAAAATGATAATAAAACAGAGTTTTTATATGGCATAAAACAAAATATAAAAAATATATTAATAAATTTAGAGGAAATGACTCAGAATCAAAAATCTGAATTTAAAATAGTTATTATTGATGATGAATGTGATGAAGCTTCTTCTGAGAAAGGTAAAAAAAATAGATCAATAAATAATAATATTGAAAATATTATTAACTGTGGCTTTAAAAATGTGTTATATTTTCAAATTACTGCTACACCTTATGCAAATATAACACATTATACTGATTGAATTAAACCTGATTTTTTAATACCCCTTGTATCTCCAAATTCATATTGTGGACTAAAAATTTTTAATAATAATAATTTATATGTAGAGCTCAAAGATCAAATTGTCTTTAGTTTTAAAAATAAGATGTTATCAAATGAATTAAAATATTTTATAAAAGAAGTTATTTTGAAATTTCTTAATAAGTGTATCCAATATAATAGAAATTTTCAGTTTCTTATAAATATTGATGTTGGTAAAAATCATATTATATGATTAGAAAAAATTTTTAGAGATGCAGTAAGTGATTTATCTATTGCTTTAATGTCAAGTGATTTTAATGATACTTTTTCAATGAAAACTACTAAGTCAGATTTAATAAAAATTATTAATAAGTTGAAGATTAAAGAAGTAAGAGAAGGAATAGAGTACTTAAGAGAAAAATGTCCTGAAATAATTATTGGAGGTAATTTATTGTCAAGAGGATTTACTTTTGAAGAATTATTATTTGAAATTATGTTAAATCACTCAAACTCTAATGAATTAACTGCTGATACATTACTCCAAAGAGCTAGATGATTTGGATATAGAAGTTCTTATATAAAAGATATGAATATATTTACTTCAAAAAAAGCAATTAGTTTTTATAAAGATATTGAAATTATTGAAAATAAATTGAGAAAAATGTACAAAGAAGATTCTATTCATAATGATAAAAAATCAGAAGATATTAAAGAGGAGTTTAAAAAATTCTCTTTAAGATGAACAAATTAG